The genomic segment ACGGTCTTTCCGCCCCCGCTCTTGCCGATGATGGCCACGAGCTCCCCCTCTCCTATGGTGAGGTTCACGCCCCTCAGGACTTCCTGGCCCCCCAGGCTCTTGCGCAAATCCTTCAAGACAATCACGTTTCCCCCTTAAAGCAGCACCGACCCCATGAAATAGTCCCAGACCAGGATGAGCACCGAACACATGACCACCGCCTCCGTGGTGGCCTTGCTCACGCCGGCCGCCCCGCGGCTGGCGTTATAGCCCTTGTAGCAGGATATCCAGGCCACGATGACCCCGAAGCACAGGGACTTGTAAAACCCGTGCATGATATCCCCCATGTCCACGAACGTCTCCATCTGGGAGAAATAGGTCCCGGACGCAAGGCCCAGGAGCTTCACTCCCACCAGGTATCCGCCGAAGATGCCGATGACGTCGAATATCCCCATAAGCAGCGGGAAGACGATGACGGCCCCCACGAGGTTGGGCACGACCAGGTACCTCAGGGGGTTCAGGGCCATGGAGACCAGGGCGTCTATCTGGTCCGTAATGCGCATGATGCCTATTTCCGCCGTCAGCGCCGAGCCGGCCCGGCCCGTTATCATCAGGGCCGAGAGCACCGGCCCCAGCTCCCGGATGATGCTCAAGGCCACCGCCGGCCCCAGCATCGCCTCTGCGCCGAATTTCGTCAGGGTGTAGAAGATCTGAAGCGCCAGGACCATGCCCGTGAAGGCCCCCGTCAGCAAGATGACCAGCATGGACTTGTTGCCGAAGAACCGCATCTGCCTGAGGAGCATCCGGTACTTGAAGGGCGGGGTGAGGGCGTGATATGCGGCCGATAAGAGAAAAATGAACATGCGGCCCATGGTCTCCAGGAGCCACAGCGTCGTTGACCCTATC from the Nitrospirota bacterium genome contains:
- a CDS encoding MlaE family lipid ABC transporter permease subunit, producing MLTLLRTIGSTTLWLLETMGRMFIFLLSAAYHALTPPFKYRMLLRQMRFFGNKSMLVILLTGAFTGMVLALQIFYTLTKFGAEAMLGPAVALSIIRELGPVLSALMITGRAGSALTAEIGIMRITDQIDALVSMALNPLRYLVVPNLVGAVIVFPLLMGIFDVIGIFGGYLVGVKLLGLASGTYFSQMETFVDMGDIMHGFYKSLCFGVIVAWISCYKGYNASRGAAGVSKATTEAVVMCSVLILVWDYFMGSVLL